The sequence TACTGACCGCCGCGGCTCGCAACCTGGATATAGAGCTGCTACCCGGGCGCCTGTCTGTGATCGGAGGGAGACCTGCCGAATAATCTGGCAGCAGTCTTTCAGGCAGCCTGTGACATTTTTCTCATACCCAGGTATATACCAAGCAATGTCAGGACGGCGCCAGTCAGCTCGGTCGGCGTGATGCTCCTGGAAAAAAACCAGACATCCCATACGAAAGCCAGCAAGGGTTGCAAAAGGAGAATCAAACCCACCCGCGAAGCGGGCACCTGGGCAAGGCTATGCGCAATCAGCAACCAGCCGAACACCTGCGCCACCAGGGCATACGCCAGCAGGATACCCAGGTCTTTGGACCATGAAAGCGCCAGCGAGTCACCGGCTGCAGTCGCGCCGATGCCCAGCAAAGCGGCGCTGATCAGGGAAACCAGCGCAAGATCGGCAACCGCGGATCGCTGCCGGCCATCGGTGCGGGTGCGCCTCAGCGAGAGAATATAGGCGGCATAAAACACTGCCGTCAATAAACCCAGCCAGATGCCAGTACGATATTCCTCGGTGAGAATCTGCCAGTCAAATCCGACAATCATGCCCAGGCCCAGCAACGCCATCGGGATGGCGACCATGAGCTGCCAGCGCCAGCGTTCGCCAAAGAAAAGCACCCCGGCCAGGGCGAGAAAAAAAACCTGGAAGTTGGCGAGCATGGTGGCCAGACCGGGCCCCACATAAATGATGCTGCGGTGCCAGGTCCACAGGTCGGCGGCAAAAAATACTGCGGCGAGAAAAATCGCCAGCAAGCCGGTCAGGGCCCTGCCCAGCGATCTTTTGGTGGCAAGGATATACAGCAACAGGAAACCTCCGCCAAAAAGCAGGCGGTAGAAAGCGCTGACGGTGGGCGGAACCGACAGCACCTTTACGAAAACAGCGGAAAAGCTGATGAACACCGCACCGGTCAGCAGCCTGATTGTTGCCTTGGTATCAGAATCCAGCGGCATTACGATTTGCAAACCTAGGACAGCCTGTTCATTGCAGCGTGAACTCATGGACCTGCGAACTGATAACCGGTTCGGCGCCATCGCCCGAATTTACGGCGTCAACCATGCCACCGACTATATAAAAAGTCCCCGCGTTGGCAAGCAGACCGCGGTGATCCATGGTTGCCGTGGATAGCCGGCCATAGCTATGCCAGCGTTGCTCGGCGAGCCGCCATGCAAAGACTTCGGCCGAGGCCTGCGATACATTGCCGTCATAACCGATGCCATCGTAGTTGTAAGGATTGCCGCTGCCGCCGGCGAAGACGATTTCCCCGTCGTGCGTTGCCGTGCCGGTCGCCGCGATCCGGTAGCGGACCGAACCCGGATGGGGTGCGACCACCTGCCAGTGAATGCGTCGAATATCGTCGGCATCGATTTTGCCCAGGTAACAGGCATCTACCGTCTCGAACCGCCGGTTGCCGTTGTCCGCCAGGCGAACGACAACGCCATCGCAAACCAGCAACCTGTTGCCGACTATGCCGCCCGCATGGCCGAACACCGCCTCACCGGGCCAGGGCGTCGCCTGTCTCCAGGAATCCTCCTCGACATCGTAAATCTGCACCAGGTTGACATTGCCCAGGTCGTGCCAGCCACTGACCAGGTAAACATAGCGGTCAAGATATACGACCGAGACAGCATCATCGACCGGCACCGGCATCGGCTCCAGTTCATGCCAGCTTAGCCGCTCAGTATCGAGCCGGTACACTTTTGCTACAGATCTCTCGCTGCCATCCTCGGCAACGGTATATCCGCCAAAAACATATACCTTACCAGCCACGGTGGCGGCGGTGCCGGCTAGCCTGCCTTCGCCCCCGGGCACATCGGCCAAGCGCTGCCAGGCATCGCTCCCTGGCGGCAAATGCCAGGCCTCGCTGGCCACGTTTTGCCAGCCGCGGCCGCCGGCCAGGCCCATGAAACTGAGCAAGTGAAACCCGTCGGCGCTGCGGAAGCCAGCCACCGCATTGTTACTGACTGGATGGGGCAGTGCCGGACCCTGCACCGCAACGATCTGGCTTTCATGTTCCAAGGTGCAGGCAAACAGACCCGCAGTGAGCAGACAAATCGGCAGGATACGCTTCATCGAATGCCACCCAGCCACGCGGACCGCGCTGCCAGGATCTCGCCGTCAGCCTCTTCATTCAGCAGCAACTGGCAGCAGTGCCGCGGACTTTCCTCGGCCAGCAACGGCAATTCGATCAGCACGTCTTCGCGAAAAACACTTAACCGCGTTATCTCCCCTGCTTGCAGCCGGCGCAGACGTTTCTCAAGCGTCTTGGCGGTGAGACGAATATCGTTCAGGGCAAGCAATTCGTCGCCAGCGGACAGCCCGGCTTTCTGCCCCGGACCGTTCTCCAGTACGTGAGTGACGATGAGTCGACCGGCCACCACCCGGGTCTTGATCCCGAACCACACCGGCATGCTTTTGCCTTTGGCCGGTCCGCCAGCGTCATCGAGAGAAACGGCAGGTCTCAACTTGTAGATTATGCCGACACTCTCGAGATACTCCGCCAGCGGTAAATCGTCAGTCCCGCGAACCGCATGGGCGAAAAACTCTTTCAGTTCCACGCCGCTGACCTCGCTCGCCAAATCTTCAAAAGCCGTTTCCGGCATGCCTGTTTCAATCTGG is a genomic window of Pseudomonadota bacterium containing:
- a CDS encoding DMT family transporter, with the protein product MPLDSDTKATIRLLTGAVFISFSAVFVKVLSVPPTVSAFYRLLFGGGFLLLYILATKRSLGRALTGLLAIFLAAVFFAADLWTWHRSIIYVGPGLATMLANFQVFFLALAGVLFFGERWRWQLMVAIPMALLGLGMIVGFDWQILTEEYRTGIWLGLLTAVFYAAYILSLRRTRTDGRQRSAVADLALVSLISAALLGIGATAAGDSLALSWSKDLGILLAYALVAQVFGWLLIAHSLAQVPASRVGLILLLQPLLAFVWDVWFFSRSITPTELTGAVLTLLGIYLGMRKMSQAA
- a CDS encoding galactose oxidase — its product is MKRILPICLLTAGLFACTLEHESQIVAVQGPALPHPVSNNAVAGFRSADGFHLLSFMGLAGGRGWQNVASEAWHLPPGSDAWQRLADVPGGEGRLAGTAATVAGKVYVFGGYTVAEDGSERSVAKVYRLDTERLSWHELEPMPVPVDDAVSVVYLDRYVYLVSGWHDLGNVNLVQIYDVEEDSWRQATPWPGEAVFGHAGGIVGNRLLVCDGVVVRLADNGNRRFETVDACYLGKIDADDIRRIHWQVVAPHPGSVRYRIAATGTATHDGEIVFAGGSGNPYNYDGIGYDGNVSQASAEVFAWRLAEQRWHSYGRLSTATMDHRGLLANAGTFYIVGGMVDAVNSGDGAEPVISSQVHEFTLQ